The following proteins come from a genomic window of Cervus canadensis isolate Bull #8, Minnesota chromosome 20, ASM1932006v1, whole genome shotgun sequence:
- the LOC122422926 gene encoding GTP-binding nuclear protein Ran-like — MAAQGEPQVQFKLVLVGDGGTGKTTFVKRHLTGEFEKKYVATLGVEVHPLVFHTNRGPIKFNVWDTAGQEKFGGLRDGYYIQAQCAIIMFDVTSRVTYKNVPNWHRDLVRVCENIPIVLSGNKVDIKDRKVKAKSIVFHRKKNLQYYDISAKSNYNFEKPFLWLARKLIGDPNLEFVAMPALAPPEVVMDPALAAQYEHDLEVAQTTALPDEDDDL; from the coding sequence ATGGCTGCCCAAGGAGAACCCCAAGTTCAGTTCAAACTTGTTTTGGTTGGTGATGgtggtactggaaaaactacattcGTGAAGCGTCATCTGACTGGTGAATTTGAGAAGAAGTATGTAGCTACCTTGGGTGTTGAGGTCCATCCTCTTGTGTTCCATACCAACAGAGGACCTATTAAGTTCAATGTATGGGATACAGCTGGTCAGGAGAAATTTGGTGGACTGAGAGATGGCTATTATATACAAGCTCAGTGTGCCATTATAATGTTTGACGTAACATCAAGAGTTACTTACAAGAATGTGCCTAACTGGCATAGAGATCTGGTACGAGTGTGTGAGAACATCCCAATTGTGTTGTCTGGCAACAAAGTGGATATTAAGGACAGAAAGGTTAAGGCAAAGTCAATTGTCTTCCACCGAAAGAAGAATCTTCAGTACTATGACATTTCTGCCAAAAGTAACTACAACTTTGAAAAGCCCTTCCTCTGGCTTGCTAGAAAATTGATTGGAGACCCTAACTTGGAGTTTGTCGCCATGCCTGCTCTTGCCCCGCCAGAGGTGGTCATGGACCCAGCCTTGGCAGCACAGTACGAGCACGATTTAGAGGTTGCTCAGACAACTGCTCTCCCGGATGAAGATGATGACCTGTGA